The following are encoded in a window of Roseimaritima ulvae genomic DNA:
- a CDS encoding ribonuclease H family protein, whose amino-acid sequence MLLIATDEAGYGPKLGPLVVTATIWRLPEIDATQAFESFDPLPAFAALSTPVQAAELPRLKLSVADSKRVFKPRQASGLLALEAIVLAATRWAWPHWQGSELQAWLEQLNPADVPSLQRQPWFSPSALQQPFPQSDRLAEAPSSTRPPETETICDALLKVWTGGESQLIGVRQRVVDAQRFNQRCGQGVNKAQLLSETTAGLVVEILNEHDDSAVTIYSDRHGGRAYYGGLLQHFLPAASLTVVSETARESHYVMRQQDRQLQWRFTVKGDSFTPVSLASMFAKYTRERLMDCFNRYWRDQHSGQLSPTAGYPSDANRFLRDIQPTIERLKIQSNDLIRQR is encoded by the coding sequence ATGTTGCTGATCGCTACCGACGAAGCGGGCTATGGCCCCAAGCTGGGTCCCTTGGTCGTGACCGCCACCATCTGGCGGCTGCCCGAGATCGATGCTACGCAGGCTTTTGAGTCTTTCGATCCGCTGCCAGCTTTTGCCGCGCTCTCGACGCCGGTCCAGGCGGCGGAATTGCCCCGACTCAAACTGTCCGTTGCCGATTCCAAGCGGGTGTTTAAACCGCGGCAAGCGTCCGGCTTGCTGGCCCTGGAAGCCATCGTGCTGGCCGCCACCCGCTGGGCTTGGCCGCACTGGCAGGGCTCCGAGCTGCAGGCCTGGCTGGAGCAGCTCAACCCGGCCGACGTGCCGTCCCTGCAGCGGCAACCTTGGTTTTCCCCGTCCGCCCTGCAACAGCCCTTTCCGCAATCGGATCGCCTGGCTGAAGCGCCATCGTCCACGCGGCCACCGGAAACCGAGACGATTTGCGATGCCCTGCTGAAGGTGTGGACCGGCGGCGAATCCCAACTGATCGGCGTACGGCAGCGGGTCGTCGACGCACAACGTTTTAATCAGCGCTGCGGGCAAGGTGTGAATAAAGCCCAGCTGCTGAGCGAAACGACCGCTGGCTTGGTGGTGGAAATCCTGAATGAGCATGACGATTCGGCCGTGACGATCTATTCCGACCGACACGGCGGGCGGGCCTACTACGGCGGCTTGCTGCAGCATTTCCTGCCCGCCGCAAGCCTGACCGTGGTGAGCGAAACCGCGCGGGAGAGCCACTACGTAATGCGGCAACAAGATCGCCAGCTGCAGTGGCGGTTTACCGTTAAAGGCGATTCCTTTACGCCGGTTTCGTTGGCATCGATGTTTGCCAAATACACCCGCGAACGCCTGATGGATTGCTTCAACCGCTACTGGCGAGACCAGCACTCCGGCCAGCTCAGCCCCACCGCGGGCTACCCCAGCGATGCCAACCGCTTCCTGCGCGACATCCAGCCCACGATCGAACGCCTGAAGATTCAAAGCAACGATCTAATCCGGCAACGCTAG
- a CDS encoding tellurite resistance TerB family protein — translation MDPLKHLKNIVVMAIADGALAEDEVALLSDRCVELGIGEAELQQAIIYALGDAPALQLPREPEQQEQLLRDLIRMMGADGVLAESEKRLFALAAAKMRYDSARLHALIDEVVGEHDGERG, via the coding sequence ATGGATCCACTGAAACACTTAAAGAATATTGTCGTGATGGCTATTGCCGACGGGGCCTTGGCCGAGGACGAAGTGGCTCTGTTGTCGGACCGCTGCGTCGAGCTGGGGATTGGGGAAGCCGAATTGCAGCAGGCGATCATCTATGCGTTGGGCGATGCCCCGGCGCTGCAGTTGCCTCGCGAACCAGAGCAGCAGGAGCAGTTGCTGCGAGACTTGATCCGAATGATGGGGGCCGATGGGGTATTGGCGGAAAGTGAGAAACGGCTGTTTGCCTTGGCGGCTGCGAAGATGCGATATGATTCCGCACGTCTGCACGCGTTGATCGACGAAGTCGTGGGCGAGCATGACGGGGAACGCGGCTGA
- a CDS encoding HlyD family efflux transporter periplasmic adaptor subunit: MDATSTTEPFRFTPNAAPAGGEDPLVRETRREIAAIVRDTAQLARQDLIPARFFTALADRTARAMAAEGVVIWRRRESAVGEVDKVSDFAAVTRVGRITDQTIDSSQWGCHAKMLSEIADSDQPAVVPSTPDARDASLPSNPTLAAAAVVPILESPTQRSEYVLEVFLEGDGGPATQRGYLRFAAQMADLAGDYLRLHRIRAGQRAQQRWDLLADVLPSLHRSLDAVATASRIVDAAVEVFQSDRASLCRVDNQRATLLAVSHVDQIDSRSDDAKQIRQLALCSEPWCDAASATEPPAERSQADDAHPDDGREEASHEALHAEAVLPIGEEGAYRLVLQRRQRREWDEGQRRDLIHFCEHAAGALDNSETYSRIPWARAATSLLPAAGRWQGSRMRWLGILAAVCILGVVAVIPVPLVVTARAELAAIGTQFLYAPSDGVVTEVFVQHGQPVQSGDVLLTITDRDLEDQIEILSGQRAVLVERSAELSTSLTDGSLRRREDQTRLQGEKKVLAQQLASIDRQLALHYEQRERLTLRSQRDGVVDGWQLSRTLQGRPVSAGQALLSVIDPATGWQVQAYVPQNRLDHVLAAAQHHDGGEEVLHANVILDSHPQHSYQARLVDLGPAITLQADVGPAARALFALPPEGLPELQTGSPAEIAIDCGKRPLLYVAFQDLIRSLRAHAGMYL; encoded by the coding sequence ATGGATGCGACATCGACGACCGAACCGTTTCGCTTTACACCGAACGCCGCCCCTGCTGGGGGCGAGGATCCGCTGGTGCGCGAAACCCGTCGCGAGATCGCGGCGATCGTTCGCGATACCGCTCAACTGGCTCGCCAAGACCTCATTCCCGCTCGCTTCTTTACCGCGTTGGCCGATCGCACCGCGCGCGCCATGGCGGCCGAAGGCGTCGTAATCTGGCGCCGCCGCGAGTCGGCCGTTGGTGAAGTTGACAAAGTGAGTGATTTTGCTGCGGTAACCCGCGTGGGCCGGATCACCGATCAAACGATCGACTCATCGCAGTGGGGCTGCCACGCGAAAATGCTGTCCGAAATTGCCGACAGTGATCAGCCCGCCGTCGTGCCCTCGACCCCCGATGCGCGCGACGCATCGCTGCCCTCCAACCCGACTCTCGCTGCGGCCGCCGTGGTGCCGATCCTCGAGTCGCCGACGCAGCGATCGGAATACGTCCTGGAAGTTTTTCTCGAAGGCGACGGCGGCCCGGCCACCCAACGCGGCTACCTTCGCTTCGCCGCTCAAATGGCCGATCTGGCCGGCGACTATTTACGCTTGCATCGGATCCGTGCCGGGCAGCGAGCCCAGCAACGTTGGGACCTGTTAGCGGACGTCTTGCCGAGCCTACACCGCTCGCTCGACGCCGTCGCCACGGCATCTCGGATAGTCGACGCGGCCGTGGAAGTGTTCCAGTCCGATCGCGCTAGTTTGTGCCGCGTGGATAACCAACGAGCGACCCTGTTGGCCGTCAGCCACGTCGACCAAATCGACAGCCGTAGCGACGACGCCAAGCAGATCCGGCAATTGGCTCTTTGCTCCGAGCCCTGGTGTGACGCGGCTTCGGCAACCGAACCGCCGGCGGAACGATCTCAAGCCGATGACGCCCATCCTGATGACGGGCGTGAAGAGGCGTCTCATGAAGCGTTGCACGCCGAAGCGGTTTTGCCGATCGGCGAAGAAGGGGCGTATCGGTTGGTGTTGCAGCGGCGTCAGCGGCGTGAGTGGGATGAAGGCCAACGCCGCGATCTCATTCATTTTTGTGAACACGCAGCCGGTGCACTCGACAACAGCGAGACCTATTCGCGGATCCCATGGGCCCGGGCGGCGACGTCGTTGCTGCCCGCAGCGGGCCGATGGCAAGGGAGCCGTATGCGGTGGCTGGGAATTCTGGCTGCCGTCTGCATCCTGGGCGTTGTGGCCGTGATCCCGGTCCCCTTGGTGGTCACGGCGCGGGCGGAGTTGGCGGCGATCGGCACTCAGTTTCTCTATGCGCCCAGCGATGGCGTGGTGACCGAGGTGTTTGTGCAGCACGGCCAGCCGGTGCAAAGCGGCGACGTGTTGTTGACGATCACCGATCGCGACTTGGAAGACCAAATCGAAATCCTCTCCGGACAGCGGGCCGTGTTGGTCGAACGCAGCGCCGAACTGAGCACATCGCTGACCGACGGCAGTCTGCGGCGGCGCGAGGATCAGACGCGTTTGCAGGGCGAGAAAAAAGTGCTCGCTCAACAACTGGCGTCGATCGATCGCCAACTGGCATTGCACTACGAACAACGCGAACGGCTGACCCTCCGCAGCCAACGCGACGGTGTGGTCGATGGCTGGCAGTTAAGCCGTACGCTGCAGGGCCGACCGGTGTCTGCCGGACAGGCGTTGCTGAGTGTGATCGATCCGGCGACCGGCTGGCAGGTGCAGGCTTATGTGCCCCAAAATCGCCTCGACCATGTGCTGGCCGCCGCCCAGCATCACGATGGCGGCGAGGAAGTCTTGCACGCCAACGTAATATTGGATTCCCATCCTCAGCACAGCTACCAAGCTCGTCTGGTCGATCTGGGCCCAGCGATCACGCTGCAGGCGGATGTTGGGCCCGCGGCGCGGGCGCTGTTCGCTCTGCCTCCCGAGGGGCTGCCCGAATTGCAGACCGGTAGCCCTGCGGAAATCGCCATCGACTGTGGCAAACGGCCGCTTCTGTATGTCGCCTTTCAAGATCTAATTCGCTCGCTCCGCGCCCACGCAGGAATGTACCTATGA
- a CDS encoding HlyD family secretion protein: protein MNDRGTVACLLLLACSWWWATAPTDAAAQGDPAAHRQPITGGVQVDDCVIRYSEEIDVPAAESGILENVLIEPNHEVEADQPLAMHNTDQLLLQRRIAELQKKAADEKLADDLELQYARTALEEAQAELESNRSIYETSGGAVPFSMLRKLRLAVKRAELEVEREKKQRRLAQVEIDLRAADLQMLQQQAERLVIKSPLPGVVLEVYRHTGEWVTAGDPVARIARLDRLHAHCLLTADRLPPRLCKGQAVTARWTEQGVERSLRGRVMSVDTEMLANGSYRLHAELQNVLDGDHWRLLPGTEVIMTVHPVASPTVATGPGARRSNAPPSVVGGSR from the coding sequence ATGAACGATAGAGGAACGGTGGCTTGTCTGCTGTTGTTGGCCTGTAGTTGGTGGTGGGCTACCGCGCCGACCGACGCGGCGGCTCAAGGCGACCCCGCCGCCCACCGCCAGCCGATCACCGGGGGCGTGCAGGTCGATGATTGTGTGATTCGGTATTCCGAAGAAATCGATGTGCCAGCCGCTGAATCCGGGATCTTGGAAAACGTCTTGATCGAACCGAATCATGAGGTCGAGGCCGATCAACCCTTGGCGATGCACAACACCGACCAACTGTTGCTGCAGCGCCGCATCGCCGAACTGCAGAAAAAAGCCGCGGATGAAAAGCTGGCCGATGACCTGGAACTGCAATACGCTCGAACCGCCCTGGAAGAAGCGCAGGCGGAACTGGAATCCAATCGTTCGATCTATGAAACCAGTGGCGGGGCCGTGCCGTTTTCCATGCTTCGTAAACTGCGACTGGCGGTCAAACGTGCCGAATTGGAAGTCGAACGCGAAAAAAAACAACGACGGCTGGCCCAGGTCGAAATCGATCTGCGAGCCGCGGACCTGCAAATGCTGCAGCAGCAGGCCGAGCGACTGGTGATTAAAAGTCCGCTGCCCGGCGTGGTTCTGGAAGTTTATCGTCATACCGGTGAATGGGTGACCGCCGGCGACCCAGTGGCTCGCATCGCCAGGCTGGATCGACTGCACGCGCATTGCTTGTTGACCGCCGATCGCTTGCCGCCACGCTTGTGCAAAGGCCAAGCGGTGACCGCGCGGTGGACCGAACAAGGCGTCGAGCGATCGTTGCGCGGACGGGTGATGAGTGTGGATACCGAAATGTTAGCCAACGGCAGCTACCGCTTGCACGCCGAGCTGCAAAACGTACTTGATGGCGATCACTGGCGACTGTTGCCGGGCACCGAAGTCATCATGACCGTGCATCCGGTGGCTTCACCGACAGTAGCAACCGGCCCCGGGGCGAGGCGTTCCAACGCGCCGCCGAGCGTGGTCGGGGGAAGCCGCTAA
- a CDS encoding phosphopantothenoylcysteine decarboxylase domain-containing protein, with translation MAKILITSGPTRQYLDPVRYLTNGSSGRMGSALAAAACAAGHEVVVISGPVQVEYPAEATVISVLTTDEMLEAACEQFARCDGVIGAAAPCDYRPKKIASEKISKNGQPYLLELVETADVIATLGQRKRADQWVVGFALETEDRHFRAIVKLERKHCDLMVSNGPEAIDADGNHVELIDSTGTVLSTLVGSKVDVAKDLMAAIQRLLIQDQDAAASPK, from the coding sequence TTGGCAAAAATACTTATCACATCCGGGCCTACGCGGCAGTACTTGGATCCGGTCCGGTATCTGACCAACGGTTCGAGCGGCCGGATGGGCAGCGCCCTGGCGGCGGCGGCCTGCGCGGCGGGGCACGAGGTGGTCGTGATCTCCGGACCGGTGCAGGTTGAATACCCGGCGGAAGCCACGGTGATCTCCGTGTTGACCACCGATGAAATGTTGGAGGCGGCGTGTGAGCAGTTTGCCCGTTGTGACGGCGTGATCGGAGCGGCCGCTCCCTGCGATTACCGCCCCAAAAAAATCGCCTCCGAAAAAATCTCCAAAAACGGTCAGCCTTATCTGCTGGAATTGGTGGAAACCGCCGATGTGATCGCCACCTTGGGACAGCGCAAGCGAGCCGATCAGTGGGTGGTGGGGTTTGCCTTGGAAACCGAAGACCGACATTTTCGAGCGATCGTCAAATTGGAACGCAAACATTGTGACTTGATGGTCAGCAACGGACCGGAGGCCATCGATGCTGACGGAAACCATGTGGAGCTGATCGATTCGACGGGCACGGTGCTGTCGACCCTGGTGGGCAGCAAAGTCGACGTGGCCAAGGACCTGATGGCGGCGATTCAGCGGCTGTTGATTCAGGACCAAGACGCCGCCGCGTCGCCCAAGTAG
- the mgtE gene encoding magnesium transporter — MINTLFLPELREMLEFQQAGELKEFCEALNPGRTAEYMAGLTPAEAWQVLQHTTPVLRAEIFEFFDLDHKLAILNDQDPQEVAELLGGLPADDRVDLVQELSEQRVARLLALLPAEDRRDIRRLQSFAEGTAGALMTTEVAKLDERLTVREAFDELSRQAEQLETIYYLYVVDESERLRGVVSGRQLVSSLARPNTRLQDLMETDVIVVETSDDQEKVAELVERYNMLAIPVVDKGRRLVGIITHDDVIDVVREELTEDAHRIAAVAPLEDGYLRINLLQLGWKRGIWLTILFFAALLTAIALRQFDEELEKYTWLVLFIPLIISSGGNSGTQSATLVITAMTSGEVRIRDWRTILLREIVVGLMLGGFLGLLGWLVSLAVAPDSTSALVIPITVLAVVMSGCLCGATLPLIFKRLGLDPALMSNPFVAGIVDILGIVIYFNVARGVMG; from the coding sequence ATGATCAATACGCTGTTTCTGCCGGAACTTCGCGAGATGCTGGAATTTCAGCAGGCGGGAGAACTGAAGGAGTTCTGCGAGGCGCTGAACCCCGGCCGCACGGCCGAATACATGGCGGGGCTGACGCCTGCTGAGGCCTGGCAAGTCCTGCAGCACACCACGCCCGTGCTGCGTGCGGAGATCTTTGAGTTCTTCGATCTGGATCACAAACTGGCCATCCTGAACGACCAGGATCCGCAGGAGGTTGCCGAGTTGCTCGGTGGCTTGCCGGCCGACGACCGCGTCGACTTGGTGCAGGAACTGAGCGAACAGCGGGTGGCGCGGCTGTTGGCGCTATTGCCGGCTGAAGACCGTCGCGATATCCGCCGCCTGCAAAGCTTTGCCGAAGGCACGGCCGGCGCGTTGATGACCACCGAGGTGGCCAAGCTGGATGAACGGTTGACCGTCCGCGAAGCCTTCGATGAGCTGAGTCGACAAGCGGAACAGTTGGAAACAATTTACTACCTGTATGTGGTGGACGAATCGGAGCGTTTGCGAGGCGTCGTCTCGGGCCGCCAGCTGGTGTCTTCCCTGGCCCGCCCGAACACGCGCTTGCAGGACTTGATGGAAACCGACGTGATCGTGGTCGAGACATCCGACGACCAAGAGAAAGTCGCTGAACTGGTCGAACGCTACAACATGCTGGCGATCCCCGTGGTCGACAAAGGTCGACGGCTGGTGGGCATCATCACGCATGACGACGTGATCGATGTGGTTCGTGAAGAGTTGACCGAAGACGCGCATCGGATCGCCGCCGTGGCCCCGCTGGAAGACGGCTACCTGCGAATCAATCTGCTGCAGTTGGGCTGGAAGCGTGGCATCTGGCTGACCATCCTGTTCTTCGCCGCCCTGCTGACCGCCATCGCGCTCCGCCAGTTCGACGAGGAACTGGAGAAATACACTTGGCTGGTGCTGTTCATCCCCCTGATCATCAGCTCCGGAGGCAACTCCGGAACCCAATCGGCAACGCTGGTGATCACGGCCATGACCAGTGGCGAGGTGCGGATTCGCGACTGGCGAACCATCCTGCTTCGCGAGATCGTGGTGGGGTTGATGCTGGGAGGCTTCCTGGGCTTGTTGGGCTGGCTGGTGTCGCTGGCCGTGGCTCCGGATTCGACCAGCGCCCTGGTGATTCCGATTACCGTGCTGGCGGTGGTGATGTCGGGTTGTTTGTGCGGCGCTACGCTGCCCTTGATCTTCAAACGCCTGGGCTTGGATCCGGCTTTGATGAGCAACCCCTTTGTGGCTGGGATCGTCGATATTCTGGGAATTGTGATCTACTTCAACGTCGCCCGCGGGGTGATGGGCTAA
- a CDS encoding peptide chain release factor family protein, whose amino-acid sequence MVDKPSSNPDHADGRALPWLRVVSAPHPSRQPVDDFLRDCQLTMTRRGGPGGQHRNKTSTAVVLLHQPTGVLGEGSESRSQAANRANAVARLRTTLAVVVRCRPGEGPLGEQDAALREKHRGRNVWVSERNEQRPAVLSLILDDAWTAEGELPVVAQRWQTTASQLLKVLRSHPPALDYLNRMRASWNLRPLR is encoded by the coding sequence GTGGTCGATAAGCCTTCCTCGAACCCCGATCATGCGGACGGCCGGGCGCTGCCCTGGCTGCGAGTCGTGTCGGCGCCGCATCCCAGTCGCCAGCCCGTGGATGATTTCCTGCGGGACTGTCAATTAACCATGACCCGCCGCGGCGGCCCCGGCGGTCAGCATCGCAATAAAACGTCCACCGCCGTGGTGCTGCTGCATCAGCCCACCGGAGTCCTGGGCGAAGGATCCGAAAGTCGCTCTCAGGCCGCCAACCGCGCAAACGCCGTGGCTCGGCTGCGGACCACGTTGGCGGTGGTCGTCCGCTGTCGCCCCGGCGAAGGGCCGCTGGGCGAACAGGACGCGGCTTTGCGAGAGAAACATCGTGGCCGCAACGTGTGGGTGTCCGAGCGGAATGAACAGCGGCCGGCCGTGTTGTCGTTGATTCTGGACGATGCCTGGACTGCGGAGGGCGAATTGCCGGTGGTTGCACAGCGTTGGCAGACCACGGCCAGTCAGCTGCTGAAGGTACTCCGCAGCCATCCCCCGGCGTTGGACTACCTCAATCGCATGCGGGCCAGCTGGAACCTTCGCCCGTTGCGTTAG
- a CDS encoding DUF1549 and DUF1553 domain-containing protein, translating to MWKLTMAAAMATACLLAVAPTAVAQRRANSANAKKPPPIRLPSSVRQKTPVSMDVAAVDSNNRSRVRGTAARIDSIVEQGLSQHGQSPNPMTSDAVFLRRIYLDVAGRIPTAEEAETFLQSKDENRREQLIDDLLGRPDYVFNMYNFWADILRLTERPQPNLIADPYLAYVKDAIRTNQPYDEWVYEMLTAEGKVWDNPAVGFQLRDDGQPLTYVDNTVRVFLGTQIGCAQCHDHPFDVWTQHEFYALAALTYGVKTRIDNRDPEYKNGNRANMLISQARDKYPNGRVPGELQRLARANTYRVKETPRQLRLPHDYAYSDAKPKQVVEPAVLYGEIPDAASSQSPRHQFAAWLTSADNEYFSKTIANRYWKRFLGVGLVEPVDDFNGDNVCVNEDLLDYLAKEIVRLGFDQKEFIRAILYSNTYQRRSTAYTLADGTAYYFPGPALRRMTAEQAWDSILTLAVYNTVPFQRPTADQMRGVLDLDMSSVSLSEAEAQAARFKETYFMGPYKRSLRQHAYKGNVLCRASELPVPLPPDHFLRQFGQGDRQVISAGQTSATVPQILTMFNGPITHVMLENGSLIYDNMSASKNPREAVELVFVSLLGRRPTQRDRVEAIREISTAERPGIGYGNLVWALLNTREFLFVQ from the coding sequence ATGTGGAAACTCACAATGGCGGCCGCAATGGCCACCGCCTGCCTGTTGGCAGTGGCCCCCACGGCGGTCGCTCAGCGGCGCGCGAATTCGGCAAACGCCAAAAAGCCCCCACCGATTCGGCTGCCCAGCAGTGTGCGGCAGAAAACTCCCGTGAGCATGGATGTCGCCGCGGTGGACAGCAACAACCGTTCGCGAGTTCGGGGCACGGCTGCTCGGATCGATTCGATCGTCGAACAGGGGCTGTCCCAGCACGGGCAATCGCCCAACCCCATGACCAGCGACGCGGTGTTCCTGCGAAGAATCTACCTGGATGTCGCCGGCCGCATTCCCACGGCCGAAGAAGCCGAGACGTTTCTTCAATCCAAAGACGAAAACCGACGCGAACAGTTGATCGATGACTTACTCGGTCGACCCGATTACGTGTTTAACATGTACAACTTCTGGGCAGACATTCTGCGTCTGACCGAACGACCGCAACCCAACCTGATCGCCGACCCTTATCTGGCATACGTCAAAGACGCGATCCGTACGAATCAACCGTACGACGAATGGGTCTACGAAATGCTGACCGCCGAAGGCAAAGTCTGGGATAATCCAGCGGTCGGGTTTCAACTGCGTGACGATGGCCAACCACTGACCTATGTAGACAACACGGTACGCGTCTTCTTGGGAACCCAAATCGGCTGTGCGCAGTGCCACGACCATCCCTTTGATGTCTGGACGCAGCACGAGTTCTACGCGTTGGCGGCACTGACGTACGGTGTCAAAACGCGGATCGACAATCGCGATCCTGAATACAAGAACGGCAATCGCGCCAACATGCTGATCAGCCAGGCACGCGATAAATATCCCAACGGCCGCGTACCGGGCGAACTGCAACGCTTGGCGCGCGCCAACACCTATCGCGTTAAAGAAACCCCACGGCAATTGCGACTGCCCCACGACTACGCTTACAGCGATGCCAAACCCAAACAGGTGGTGGAACCGGCGGTGTTGTATGGCGAAATCCCCGATGCGGCGTCCAGCCAATCGCCTCGCCACCAATTTGCCGCCTGGTTGACGTCGGCCGATAACGAATACTTCAGCAAGACGATCGCCAATCGGTATTGGAAACGTTTCCTCGGCGTAGGCCTGGTCGAACCGGTCGACGACTTCAACGGGGACAATGTCTGCGTCAACGAAGACCTGCTGGACTATCTCGCCAAAGAAATCGTGCGATTGGGATTCGACCAGAAAGAATTCATCCGCGCGATTCTGTATTCCAATACCTATCAACGCCGCTCGACGGCCTACACTTTGGCCGACGGCACGGCCTATTATTTTCCCGGCCCCGCGCTGCGCCGTATGACGGCCGAACAAGCCTGGGATTCGATCCTCACGTTGGCCGTCTACAACACGGTTCCGTTCCAACGCCCGACCGCCGACCAGATGCGTGGCGTCCTGGATTTGGACATGAGTTCGGTGAGTTTGTCGGAGGCCGAGGCGCAGGCGGCGCGTTTTAAGGAAACCTATTTTATGGGCCCCTACAAACGCTCCCTCAGGCAACACGCTTACAAGGGCAACGTGCTATGCCGCGCGTCGGAGCTGCCCGTGCCGCTGCCGCCGGACCACTTCTTGCGGCAGTTCGGCCAGGGCGATCGACAAGTCATTTCCGCGGGGCAAACCTCCGCAACCGTGCCCCAAATATTGACCATGTTCAACGGCCCGATCACCCACGTGATGCTGGAAAACGGCTCGTTGATCTACGACAACATGTCCGCTTCGAAAAACCCCCGCGAAGCCGTCGAACTGGTCTTTGTCAGCCTGCTTGGGCGACGCCCCACGCAACGCGACCGGGTCGAAGCCATCCGCGAGATCTCCACCGCCGAACGGCCGGGCATCGGCTACGGCAATCTCGTCTGGGCCTTGCTTAATACCCGCGAGTTTCTGTTTGTGCAGTAA
- a CDS encoding DUF1501 domain-containing protein, producing MTDRRAFMATAAKGLLGVHFAGAATRDANRVFAAEDTARPAVHNGRAKHVICLFMNGAMSHLDTFDPKDGTPEAGETKSIQTRLSGVAFGEHLPRLSYLAGGLAVVRSMSTETGAHEQGRYLMRTAYKQINSIQHPGLGAWLTHLQGRDNKELPGNLFIGSDNSHPGAGFLPPSLSPVPIANPALGLQNTKLPSYLTTANFNRRLALINRLDANFRTKYAGQQVEAYNEMYIEARRLMGSDALQVFDIKEEPEKIREAYGHNTLGQGCLLARRLVQAGVRFVEVNYGGWDMHQTLWDNMAEKANHLDVALGNLLRDLHSKGLLSETLVVLQTEFGRSPQVNENAGRDHHPGAFSCVLAGAGIRGGQVYGASDKRGFSVAQDHCSVADLNATIAAAAGIDTQQEHLAPNGRPFKVGGGGEPLRALLT from the coding sequence ATGACCGACCGACGCGCGTTTATGGCGACCGCAGCCAAAGGCTTGCTGGGAGTTCATTTCGCCGGTGCCGCAACCCGCGACGCCAATCGCGTGTTCGCTGCAGAAGACACCGCGCGACCCGCCGTCCACAACGGACGTGCCAAACACGTGATCTGCTTGTTCATGAATGGCGCGATGAGCCACTTGGATACGTTTGATCCCAAAGACGGTACGCCGGAAGCGGGAGAGACCAAGTCGATCCAAACGCGCCTGTCCGGCGTGGCCTTCGGAGAACATCTGCCACGGCTGAGTTATCTGGCCGGTGGATTGGCCGTGGTGCGTTCGATGAGCACCGAAACGGGAGCTCACGAGCAGGGCCGGTACCTGATGCGCACGGCCTACAAACAAATTAATAGCATCCAACACCCCGGGTTGGGTGCTTGGCTGACACATCTACAAGGACGAGACAACAAAGAACTGCCCGGCAACCTGTTTATTGGCTCCGACAACAGCCATCCGGGCGCCGGCTTCCTGCCCCCCAGCTTGTCGCCGGTCCCGATCGCCAACCCCGCCCTGGGATTACAAAACACCAAACTGCCCAGCTATCTGACGACGGCTAATTTCAACCGTCGGTTGGCCTTGATCAACCGGTTGGATGCAAACTTTCGCACGAAATATGCGGGCCAACAGGTGGAAGCGTACAACGAAATGTACATCGAAGCTCGACGCTTGATGGGCAGCGATGCGCTGCAGGTATTCGACATCAAGGAAGAGCCCGAGAAGATCCGCGAAGCCTACGGGCACAACACGCTGGGCCAAGGTTGCTTGCTGGCTCGCCGCCTAGTGCAAGCCGGCGTGCGGTTTGTGGAAGTCAACTACGGTGGCTGGGATATGCACCAAACGTTGTGGGACAACATGGCAGAAAAAGCCAACCATCTGGATGTCGCCTTGGGCAACCTGCTGCGCGACCTACATAGTAAAGGTTTATTGAGTGAAACGCTGGTGGTCCTGCAAACCGAATTCGGACGGTCTCCTCAGGTAAACGAAAACGCCGGACGCGATCACCACCCGGGCGCCTTCAGTTGTGTGTTGGCGGGGGCCGGCATCCGCGGTGGGCAAGTCTACGGCGCGTCGGACAAACGTGGATTTTCCGTCGCCCAAGATCACTGCTCCGTCGCTGACCTGAACGCCACCATCGCGGCCGCGGCAGGTATCGACACGCAACAAGAACACCTCGCTCCCAACGGCCGCCCCTTCAAGGTGGGAGGCGGTGGCGAACCTCTCCGAGCGCTGCTAACGTAA